Proteins from one Bacillus alveayuensis genomic window:
- a CDS encoding uroporphyrinogen decarboxylase (product_source=KO:K01599; cath_funfam=3.20.20.210; cog=COG0407; ko=KO:K01599; pfam=PF01208; superfamily=51726; tigrfam=TIGR01464), whose translation MTQLKEFNDTFLMACRGEKTEYVPVWYMRQAGRSQPEYRALKEKYSLFEITHQPELCAYVTRLPVEQYGVDAAILYKDIMTPLPAIGVQVEIKPGVGPVIDDPIRSLKDVEKLGEIHPEQDIPYVLETIKILTTEQLSVPLIGFAGAPFTLASYMIEGGPSKNYNRTKAFMYAEPKAWFALMDKLADMTITYVKAQIDAGAKAIQIFDSWVGTLNVSDYRYFIKPTMKRIFSSLKEKNVPLIMFGVGAGHLAKEWHDLPLDVVGLDWRLPIAEAREMGLTKSLQGNLDPAVLLAPWDVIEERVKAILDAGIEHNGFIFNLGHGVFPQVKPETLKRLTAFIHEYTKRS comes from the coding sequence TTAAAAGAGTTTAACGATACATTTTTAATGGCTTGCCGCGGAGAAAAAACAGAATATGTACCCGTATGGTATATGCGGCAAGCAGGACGCTCTCAGCCTGAATATCGTGCGTTAAAAGAAAAATATAGCTTATTTGAGATTACACACCAGCCTGAGCTTTGTGCTTATGTAACAAGACTGCCTGTTGAACAGTACGGTGTTGATGCCGCCATTTTATATAAAGATATTATGACGCCACTTCCTGCGATTGGTGTACAAGTTGAAATAAAGCCGGGTGTCGGGCCTGTTATTGATGATCCCATCCGTTCGCTTAAAGATGTTGAAAAGCTTGGTGAAATTCATCCAGAACAAGATATTCCTTATGTATTAGAGACAATTAAAATTTTAACAACAGAACAATTATCGGTTCCGTTAATTGGTTTTGCTGGTGCTCCATTTACACTTGCGAGCTATATGATTGAAGGTGGTCCTTCGAAAAACTATAATAGAACGAAAGCCTTTATGTATGCAGAGCCGAAAGCTTGGTTTGCTTTAATGGATAAATTGGCGGATATGACCATTACATATGTAAAAGCTCAAATAGATGCTGGGGCAAAAGCGATTCAAATCTTTGATTCTTGGGTTGGCACCTTAAATGTTTCAGATTACCGCTACTTTATTAAACCGACGATGAAACGCATTTTTTCGTCATTAAAGGAAAAAAATGTACCGCTCATTATGTTTGGTGTTGGAGCTGGCCATTTAGCCAAAGAGTGGCATGATTTACCATTAGACGTTGTTGGATTAGATTGGCGCCTGCCAATTGCAGAAGCAAGAGAAATGGGCTTGACGAAGTCGCTGCAAGGAAATCTTGATCCGGCTGTTTTATTAGCACCATGGGATGTTATAGAAGAACGAGTAAAAGCAATATTAGATGCTGGAATAGAGCATAATGGCTTTATTTTTAATCTCGGCCACGGCGTTTTTCCACAAGTCAAACCGGAAACGTTAAAAAGATTAACAGCTTTTATTCACGAGTATACAAAAAGGTCTTAA
- a CDS encoding ferrochelatase (product_source=KO:K01772; cath_funfam=3.40.50.1400; cog=COG0276; ko=KO:K01772; pfam=PF00762; superfamily=53800; tigrfam=TIGR00109) — MLKKKMGLLVMAYGTPYKEEDIERYYTHIRHGRKPDEESLQDLKDRYKAIGGISPLAKITQEQAKKLEEHLNQIQDEIEFTSYLGLKHIEPFIEDAVKEMKQDGIQEAVSIVLAPHFSTFSIQSYNKRAIETAEKLGGPTITTIESWYKEPKFIDYWAKEVRKTYEKMTDEEREKAVLIVSAHSLPEKIIQMGDPYPNQLQESAELIAKQAGVSDYAVGWQSAGNTPEPWLGPDVQDLTRDLFEHKGYRAFVYIPVGFVADHLEVLYDNDIECKAVTDELGASYYRPEMPNAKPEFIDALATVVLKHLNKA, encoded by the coding sequence ATGCTTAAAAAAAAGATGGGACTTTTAGTAATGGCATATGGAACCCCTTATAAAGAAGAAGATATTGAGCGTTATTACACACATATACGCCATGGAAGAAAGCCGGATGAAGAGTCATTACAAGATTTAAAAGATCGCTATAAGGCAATAGGGGGGATTTCACCTCTTGCCAAAATCACGCAAGAACAAGCGAAAAAGCTAGAAGAGCATTTAAATCAAATTCAAGATGAAATTGAATTTACGTCCTATTTAGGGTTAAAGCATATTGAGCCATTTATAGAAGATGCGGTAAAGGAAATGAAGCAAGACGGTATTCAAGAAGCAGTAAGCATTGTGTTAGCTCCGCATTTCTCAACATTTAGTATTCAATCTTATAACAAACGCGCGATTGAAACAGCTGAAAAGCTTGGAGGTCCAACTATCACAACGATTGAAAGCTGGTATAAAGAGCCGAAGTTTATTGATTATTGGGCAAAAGAAGTTCGCAAAACATATGAGAAAATGACAGATGAAGAGCGGGAAAAAGCAGTGCTCATTGTGTCAGCTCATAGCTTGCCAGAAAAAATTATTCAAATGGGTGATCCATATCCAAATCAGCTTCAAGAATCAGCTGAATTAATTGCGAAACAAGCGGGCGTTTCTGATTATGCTGTCGGCTGGCAAAGTGCGGGAAATACGCCAGAGCCATGGCTTGGTCCTGATGTGCAAGATTTAACAAGGGATTTATTTGAACATAAAGGCTATCGTGCTTTTGTTTATATTCCGGTCGGATTTGTCGCTGACCATTTAGAAGTCTTATATGATAATGATATTGAATGTAAAGCGGTAACGGATGAGCTTGGTGCGAGTTATTATCGTCCAGAAATGCCGAATGCGAAACCGGAGTTTATTGACGCATTAGCAACAGTTGTTTTAAAGCATTTGAATAAAGCTTAG
- a CDS encoding oxygen-dependent protoporphyrinogen oxidase (product_source=KO:K00231; cath_funfam=3.50.50.60; cog=COG1232; ko=KO:K00231; pfam=PF01593; superfamily=51905; tigrfam=TIGR00562; transmembrane_helix_parts=Inside_1_6,TMhelix_7_24,Outside_25_470) has protein sequence MEQKKKVVIIGGGITGISAAFYLQKKVKEKELPVDIYLIEAKPRLGGKIETVQRNGFTIERGPDSFLERKKSAQQLVKDVGLESELVNNSVGQSYIFARDRLHPIPEGAVMGIPTNILPFLTSSLFSLSGKLRAAGDFVLPAKEVKGDQSLGQFFRRRFGDEVVEHLIEPLLSGIYAGDIDQLSLMSTFPHFYEMEQKHRSLIFGLKKSMPRKNQKQPNKKKGIFQTVKTGLQSIVKAVENRFDEVHVKKGIKVTEIERLEKGYRLHLSDGSVLEADSLIISTGHQAIPSMFKEQGASFTYLKNMPATSVATVAMAFPEDVIKSSTKGTGFVIARNSGFTITACTWTHKKWPHTAPKGKALLRAYVGKAGDEAIVEQSDEIIVKTVLDDLNRIMRIEGKPEFSVVSRLMNSMPQYLVGHNEKIKEIRDKMATTYPGVYLTGSSFEGLGIPDCIDQGKQAVRDVLQFLRLH, from the coding sequence ATGGAACAAAAGAAAAAAGTCGTAATTATTGGCGGGGGAATCACTGGTATCTCTGCAGCCTTTTACTTGCAAAAAAAAGTAAAAGAAAAAGAGCTGCCTGTTGACATATATTTAATTGAAGCAAAGCCTCGTCTAGGTGGCAAAATTGAAACCGTTCAACGGAACGGTTTTACAATCGAACGTGGTCCTGATTCATTTTTAGAACGGAAAAAAAGTGCACAGCAATTAGTAAAGGATGTAGGCTTAGAAAGCGAACTTGTCAATAATAGCGTAGGTCAATCTTATATTTTTGCAAGAGATAGGCTTCACCCGATCCCAGAGGGTGCCGTTATGGGAATTCCGACAAACATACTTCCATTTCTTACATCTAGTTTATTCTCTCTATCAGGTAAATTACGGGCTGCTGGAGATTTTGTTTTGCCGGCAAAAGAGGTGAAAGGTGACCAATCTTTAGGTCAATTTTTTCGCAGAAGATTTGGAGACGAGGTCGTTGAACATTTAATTGAACCTCTTTTATCTGGCATTTATGCTGGAGATATTGACCAATTAAGTTTGATGTCAACCTTCCCGCATTTTTATGAAATGGAACAAAAGCATAGAAGCTTAATTTTCGGCTTGAAAAAATCGATGCCAAGAAAGAATCAAAAACAGCCGAATAAGAAAAAAGGTATTTTTCAAACGGTTAAAACAGGATTACAATCCATTGTGAAAGCTGTGGAAAATAGGTTTGACGAAGTCCATGTAAAAAAAGGAATAAAAGTAACGGAAATTGAACGACTTGAAAAAGGATATAGGCTCCATTTAAGCGACGGCTCGGTGCTAGAGGCAGATAGCCTTATTATTTCAACGGGTCATCAGGCAATCCCTTCCATGTTTAAGGAGCAAGGAGCTAGTTTCACTTACTTAAAAAACATGCCAGCTACATCAGTCGCTACGGTTGCAATGGCATTCCCAGAGGATGTGATCAAGTCATCGACAAAAGGTACAGGATTTGTCATTGCAAGAAATAGTGGGTTTACGATTACCGCTTGTACGTGGACGCATAAAAAATGGCCCCATACGGCACCAAAAGGAAAGGCATTGTTAAGAGCGTATGTTGGGAAAGCTGGAGATGAAGCGATTGTTGAGCAATCTGATGAGATTATCGTAAAAACGGTCCTTGATGATTTAAACCGCATCATGCGTATAGAAGGGAAACCTGAATTTTCTGTAGTTTCTCGCCTCATGAATTCGATGCCTCAATATTTGGTCGGTCATAATGAAAAAATCAAAGAAATAAGGGATAAGATGGCAACAACTTATCCTGGTGTTTATTTAACCGGATCTTCTTTTGAAGGATTAGGTATTCCTGATTGCATCGACCAAGGAAAACAGGCGGTTCGGGATGTACTGCAGTTTCTTCGTTTACACTAG
- a CDS encoding AcrR family transcriptional regulator (product_source=COG1309; cath_funfam=1.10.10.60; cog=COG1309; pfam=PF00440; superfamily=46689,48498), whose translation MNFNRRQAILEAATKSFSQFGFKATTMDQVAKMANVGKGTIYTFFKSKEELFDEITLSLLSKMKEEANRVIDPKRPFFENVHWALYRMLEYRKKHQLMIKIFQESQELGTPAVQEVVNKVEQMIIQYIKEKITSAMSKGEIQPCNPEITAFVMLKLYIALIFDWEKRHKPLDKEEIAELFELYLFKGLST comes from the coding sequence TTGAATTTTAACCGTAGACAAGCCATCCTTGAAGCTGCGACAAAATCGTTTTCCCAGTTTGGTTTTAAGGCGACAACGATGGATCAAGTAGCCAAAATGGCGAATGTAGGGAAAGGAACAATTTATACCTTTTTCAAAAGCAAGGAAGAATTATTTGATGAAATAACGCTCTCTCTCCTTTCTAAAATGAAGGAAGAAGCAAATCGTGTTATTGATCCAAAAAGACCATTTTTTGAAAATGTTCACTGGGCACTGTATAGGATGTTGGAGTACCGAAAAAAACATCAGCTAATGATTAAGATTTTTCAAGAAAGCCAAGAGCTTGGGACTCCAGCTGTTCAAGAAGTTGTGAACAAAGTAGAACAGATGATTATACAATATATTAAAGAAAAAATTACATCCGCAATGTCAAAAGGTGAAATACAGCCTTGTAATCCGGAAATAACCGCATTTGTTATGCTGAAGCTTTACATTGCACTTATCTTTGATTGGGAGAAGCGTCATAAACCGCTCGATAAAGAAGAAATTGCCGAATTATTTGAACTTTACTTATTTAAAGGATTGTCAACGTAA